One window from the genome of Chitinispirillum alkaliphilum encodes:
- a CDS encoding diaminopimelate dehydrogenase — translation MSEKIKIAIIGYGNVGRGVRSAVKANPDMELSLILSRSPQRVEKEVTDVSVRHVDDLEALKECSVAILCGGSKNDLPVQGPHFAANINTVDSYDNHSCIPDYFSKMNPVSKENNTVSVISTGWDPGTFSLERVLGNAFLPGTKTYGFYGVSKKGGLSMGHSDALRTIDGVADARQYTHAIPEAIERVRRGENPDLKPEEMHWRECYVVLKEGADAEKVEKEITTMPAYFAPYKTKVHFISAEELAKNHAGFPHGGMVIGAGSLGDGNNGTIEYSNTWDSNPAATASILVAHARAAHRLAKEKKYGAYTILDIPPAYFSPKTHDELLAEFL, via the coding sequence ATGTCAGAAAAAATTAAAATCGCCATCATCGGTTATGGAAATGTTGGCCGTGGTGTACGCTCTGCGGTAAAAGCAAACCCCGATATGGAACTCTCTCTTATTCTCTCCCGTTCTCCCCAACGGGTGGAAAAGGAAGTAACCGACGTGTCCGTACGGCATGTTGATGATCTCGAGGCGTTAAAAGAGTGTTCCGTGGCAATTCTCTGCGGAGGATCAAAAAATGATCTTCCCGTACAGGGCCCTCATTTTGCCGCCAATATCAACACCGTGGACAGCTATGACAACCACAGCTGCATTCCAGACTATTTCAGCAAAATGAACCCGGTTTCAAAAGAAAACAACACAGTGTCGGTGATTTCCACAGGCTGGGATCCGGGAACATTTTCTCTTGAGCGGGTGTTGGGAAACGCCTTTCTTCCCGGCACAAAAACCTATGGGTTCTACGGTGTATCCAAAAAGGGTGGATTGAGCATGGGCCACTCCGATGCCCTGCGCACTATTGACGGTGTTGCTGACGCACGCCAATACACCCACGCCATCCCCGAAGCCATCGAGCGGGTCCGCCGTGGAGAAAACCCCGACCTGAAACCGGAGGAGATGCACTGGCGGGAATGCTATGTAGTTCTAAAAGAGGGGGCTGATGCTGAAAAAGTCGAAAAGGAAATTACAACCATGCCCGCTTATTTTGCCCCATACAAAACAAAGGTACACTTTATCAGCGCCGAGGAACTGGCCAAAAACCACGCCGGTTTTCCCCACGGTGGCATGGTAATCGGGGCCGGTTCTCTGGGAGATGGAAACAACGGTACAATAGAATATAGTAATACCTGGGATAGTAATCCCGCTGCCACTGCAAGCATTCTTGTGGCCCATGCCCGGGCGGCCCATCGCCTTGCCAAAGAAAAAAAATACGGCGCCTATACCATTTTAGATATTCCCCCGGCTTATTTTTCTCCCAAAACTCATGACGAACTCCTCGCGGAATTTCTTTAG
- a CDS encoding Diaminopimelate decarboxylase: protein MLMNMPNAFGIFPRYAMKANSSRAILQEICAAGLGIDASSFNEVRRALLAGISVEKILLTTQETPVGEDLSALAEQIEAGLRYNICSLRQLENITPRISPQKRKFSIRVHPGVGSGESVSRNTGDKYSCFGVHLSDVAAVVNRAEELNAVFDQVHVHIGSGGDPAVWEENIDRELGFIEKYFPKAKRVNFGGGFREARMPREVPADVEKLGQTAKKKVEDFYRKTGRKLITEVEPGNFIVTNSGYLVTRVSDIKQTGPEGFTFILLDGGMEVNLRPLLYGGQHPFYILGKKGDVRFDEFAPPTDKKELEELIVVGRCCESGDSYTLDKHHTIVPRKMVRPGVDDYLIVGGVGAYCSSMTPFNYNSHEQIAEYLVTEDGSCHCIRSQQSLAQIVQNEHSL, encoded by the coding sequence ATGCTGATGAACATGCCCAACGCCTTCGGCATATTTCCCCGGTATGCCATGAAGGCAAACTCAAGCCGAGCGATTTTGCAGGAGATTTGCGCCGCCGGTCTCGGAATTGATGCCAGTTCTTTCAACGAAGTACGGCGCGCCCTTCTTGCGGGTATTTCCGTGGAAAAAATCCTCCTTACCACCCAGGAAACCCCCGTGGGAGAAGATCTTTCTGCGCTGGCAGAGCAGATTGAAGCGGGCCTGCGCTATAATATCTGCTCCCTGCGTCAGCTGGAAAACATCACCCCGAGAATCTCCCCTCAAAAGCGAAAATTCTCCATTCGTGTTCACCCGGGAGTGGGTTCGGGAGAATCGGTCAGCCGCAATACGGGAGACAAATACTCCTGCTTCGGTGTGCACCTTAGTGATGTTGCTGCGGTGGTGAACCGTGCAGAAGAGCTGAATGCGGTGTTTGATCAGGTCCATGTGCATATCGGATCCGGGGGAGACCCCGCCGTCTGGGAAGAAAACATTGACCGCGAACTGGGATTTATCGAAAAATACTTTCCCAAGGCAAAACGGGTAAATTTTGGCGGTGGCTTCCGTGAAGCCCGCATGCCTCGCGAAGTTCCCGCAGATGTAGAAAAACTAGGACAGACAGCTAAAAAAAAGGTGGAGGATTTTTATAGAAAAACCGGCCGAAAGCTTATAACCGAAGTGGAACCGGGAAATTTCATCGTCACCAACAGTGGTTATCTGGTCACCCGGGTCTCCGATATCAAGCAAACCGGCCCTGAGGGATTTACTTTTATTCTCCTTGATGGCGGAATGGAGGTTAACCTGCGTCCACTTCTGTACGGAGGACAACATCCCTTTTATATTCTGGGAAAAAAGGGCGATGTACGCTTTGATGAGTTTGCCCCGCCGACCGATAAAAAGGAACTTGAAGAGCTTATCGTAGTGGGCCGATGCTGTGAAAGCGGTGACTCCTACACCCTGGACAAACACCATACCATTGTTCCACGAAAAATGGTGCGCCCCGGCGTGGACGACTATCTTATCGTGGGAGGTGTGGGAGCATACTGTTCCAGTATGACCCCTTTTAACTACAACTCCCATGAACAGATTGCGGAATATCTTGTAACAGAAGATGGATCGTGTCACTGTATCCGCTCTCAGCAAAGTCTCGCGCAGATTGTACAGAATGAACACTCCCTGTAA